The DNA segment CGAACGCGGCGCCGTCCGGCGCGAAGGCGATCGCGTGCAGCACCTGGGCGCCGAGATCGTACGAGCGCTCCAGCGCGCCGTCCGCGACGCGCCACAGCCGGACCACCGCGCCGGTGCCCGAGAAGCCGGGCGCGCCGTCGTCGCCCGCCGAGAGCAGGTAGCCGCCGCCGGGCGAGAACGCGAGGGCGTGCGGCACGCCGCCTTCGTCGAGCGTCCCGACGAGGGCGAGATCCGCCGCCGAGAAGAGCCGCACCGCGCCGTCGCCGAACGCGGCCGCGATCAGCGAGCCGTCGGGCGAGAACGCGACGTCGTACGCCGGGCCGAGCGTCCCTTCCCCGAGGTGCGCGGGCTCCTCGTCCGGCGCATCGAGGCGCCACAGCTCGAGCGCGGCGTCCTCGAGCTCGTATCCGCCGGCCGCCACGAGAGCGTCGCCTCTGAAGGCGAGGCCCCTGGTCGGGCCGCCGGCGCCGGCGAAGTCGCCGACGACGTCGCCGAGGGTCACGTCGGCGAGGGCGATCACGTCCCGGTAGGCGAAGTCGCGCGCTCCGAAAAGGAGGTGGACGCCGCTCTCGGAGAACGCGATGGCGCCGATGCCGCCGCCGTAGCCGTGGATCGGGCTCGCGGGGAGCTCCTCCGGCAGGATCGTCGTGCTCGGCGTCCCGCCCGTCGAGCCGGCGAGGATGTCGACGTCGAGCATCCGGATCGTGTCGTCCTGGCTCGAGGACGCCAGGATCCGGCCGTCCGGCGAGAACTCCACGTCGGTCACGGGCGCGCTGTGGAGGATCCGCGCGCTGACCTCGCGCGCGTCCTCGTCGGGCATGATGTCGCAGCCCGCGGCGCCGAGCAGGAGCGACGCGAGCGGCCACAGGAACGTCGGCCGTTTCCATTTGTTCGGGGGCACCATGATCCACTCCTCGTCGTGTGGGGCTTCGGGCCCGATTGTACCGTGTCGTGGAGCCGAGCCTTTCAAGAATCGTTCCAATCCGCGCTGAGGCGCTATCCCCGCGATCGACATCCGGTTTTCGACCCGATCGTGCTCCGGTCGATGTGTGTCGTTTCCGCCACGCACCGGCGCCGAGCCGCAAACCGGATCACGTTCGGCGTCCGCCTCGCCGCGATTGACTCCGCGAGGGCCGCACTTCAACATGGGGGGGCATGAAGCCGCTCACCCCCTGGCGCGAGATCATCGTCGACGAGCGCGGGCACGCGGTGCGGCTCGACGCGTACCTCGCCCTGGTGCTCAAGGGCGTCTCGCGTCGGCGCGCCCAAGGGTTCATCCGCGACGGCGAGATCACCGTGAACGGACGGCGCGCGCGGAAGGGCGATCCGCTGCGGGCCGGCGACGCGGTCGCGGTCTGGTCGCAGCCCGACTTCGGGGCGTGGCTGCCGCTCCCGGATCCGGCGATCGCCCTCGCCGTGATCCGCGAGGAGCCGAGCTTCCTCGCGATCGACAAGCCGTCCGGGATCCCGTCCGTGCCGCTCGACCCCCGCGAGATCGGGACCCTCGCGGGCGGGATCGCGGCGCGCTACCCCGAGTGCGCCATGCTCGGTCGCTCGCCGGGCGACGGCGGCCTCCTGCAGCGGCTCGACCGCGGCACGTCCGGCGTCGTGCTCGCGGCGAGGACCGCCGAGGCGTTCGATCGCCTGTTCGCGGCGCAGCGCCGGGGCGAGATCGAGAAGACGTACACCGCCCTCGTCGCACCGGGCGCGCTCCCGTTGCCCGAGCGGATCGACCTGCCGCTCGCGGCGGCGGGCAGGGGGCGCGCGGCGGTCGCGGGCGCGGCGGACGGTTCCCCGGCCGTGACGCTCATCCGCTCGGCCGAGACGATCGGCGCGTTCGCCCTCGTCGAGGCGGTGATCCACAGGGGGGTGCGGCACCAGATCCGCGCGCACCTCGCCGACGCCGGTGCGCCGATCGCCGGGGACGCCAAGTACGGCGGGCCCGCGATCGCCGGCCTGGACCGGCTCTTCCTGCACGCCTGCCGCCTGCGGGCGCCGCATCCGATCGACGGAAGCGCGGTTTCCGTCGAGTCGCCGCTGCCGCCCGAGCTCGCGCGGGTCCTCGAGGGGCTCGGGTGACCCGTCCCGCGGCTTCGGGACACTATCCTGGTGGGCTGCGCCCCGCCAAAAGGAGGATCGTGATGACGAGGTTCCCGCTCTTGCTCCTGGT comes from the Pseudomonadota bacterium genome and includes:
- a CDS encoding RluA family pseudouridine synthase, coding for MKPLTPWREIIVDERGHAVRLDAYLALVLKGVSRRRAQGFIRDGEITVNGRRARKGDPLRAGDAVAVWSQPDFGAWLPLPDPAIALAVIREEPSFLAIDKPSGIPSVPLDPREIGTLAGGIAARYPECAMLGRSPGDGGLLQRLDRGTSGVVLAARTAEAFDRLFAAQRRGEIEKTYTALVAPGALPLPERIDLPLAAAGRGRAAVAGAADGSPAVTLIRSAETIGAFALVEAVIHRGVRHQIRAHLADAGAPIAGDAKYGGPAIAGLDRLFLHACRLRAPHPIDGSAVSVESPLPPELARVLEGLG